One Vicia villosa cultivar HV-30 ecotype Madison, WI unplaced genomic scaffold, Vvil1.0 ctg.001596F_1_1, whole genome shotgun sequence DNA window includes the following coding sequences:
- the LOC131635943 gene encoding SEC14 cytosolic factor-like produces MGMGNQDAIKQLQSLLDNVDEQQKITFKNMHQGYPAETLGRFLKARDGNVAKAHKMLIDCLHWRVENEIDKVLAKPIPTDLYRAVRDSQLIGMSGYTKEGLPVIAVGVGLSTYDKASDKYYIQSHIQVNEYRDRVILPTATKKYGRYSGTCVKVLDMTGLRFSALNQLRLLTAISTIDDLNYPEKTDTYYIVNAPYVFSACWKVVKPLLQERTRKKIQVLQGCGKDELLKVMDYGSLPHFCKKQDSKSSRHSAVASVTENCFSFNHAFHQQLYNHVKQQANSAESSPLMRQESFYVDIPEPDPDDAKIAKTIEVEFHKLENQNNGNIEVEFHKMEIQKKGFTSSRHGLAVNGRH; encoded by the exons ATGGGTATGGGAAATCAAGATGCAATTAAGCAGTTGCAGTCTTTGTTGGACAATG tGGATGAGCAGCAGAAGATCACATTCAAG AATATGCACCAGGGATATCCTGCTGAAACGTTAGGGCGGTTTCTCAAAGCTCGGGACGGAAATGTTGCCAAAGCTCATAAAATG TTAATTGATTGTTTACATTGGAGAGTGGAAAACGAGATTGACAAAGTTTTAGCG AAACCAATCCCGACAGATTTGTACAGAGCTGTGCGAGATTCTCAACTCATAGGAATGTCTGGCTACACAAAAGAG GGCCTACCAGTCATCGCTGTTGGCGTTGGGCTCAGTACATATGACAAAGCATCT GACAAATACTATATACAGTCACACATCCAAGTGAACGAATATAGGGATCGGGTGATCTTG cCAACTGCTACAAAGAAGTATGGAAGATATAGTGGCACCTGTGTGAAAGTCTTGGATATGACTGGTTTGAGATTTTCAGCACTCAACCAATTAAGG CTATTGACAGCTATATCTACGATAGATGACTTGAACTACCCGGAAAAAACAGACACATACTATATCGTTAATGCACCATACGTATTCTCCGCGTGTTGGAAG GTTGTAAAGCCTCTTTTACAAgaaagaacaaggaagaaaatCCAGGTATTGCAAGGCTGTGGCAAGGACGAATTACTCAAGGTAATGGACTATGGATCTCTCCCACACTTCTGCAAAAAACAAGATTCCAAGTCATCGAGACATAGCGCAGTTGCATCAGTTACCGAAAACTGTTTCTCCTTCAATCACGCATTCCATCAACAACTCTATAACCACGTAAAGCAGCAAGCTAACTCTGCGGAGTCATCACCGCTAATGAGACAAGAATCTTTCTATGTAGACATACCAGAGCCAGACCCCGATGATGCAAAAATAGCCAAAACCATTGAAGTCGAGTTCCACAAATTGGAAAATCAGAATAACGGAAACATTGAAGTTGAGTTTCACAAAATGGAAATTCAGAAGAAAGGCTTCACTAGCTCGCGACACGGTCTTGCTGTTAATGGAAGACACTGA
- the LOC131635942 gene encoding WEB family protein At5g55860-like gives MVAKIRNTATDTPSPTPKPVVGEIDTSPPFQSVKDAVSLFGEGAFSGERLVFKKPKGYSSERVLAKETQLHVSHKELNKLKEQVKNAETTKAQALVELERAQRTVNDLTQKLKLVTESRELAIKATEAAKTQVKQKNGDSDGVNGAWKEELESAVKSYASIMTELNAAKQDLRKTRQEYDSSSDAKVSALKQMEEAENAKKENTERLSELAKEISAVKESIEHAKLASAEAQQQQALILSEKDALRQSYKATLEQSEKKLLALKKEFNPELSKNLEAQLAETMSEIEALQKEMENKRSSDLDSVKTVTSELDGAKESLQKVVDEENSLRTLVETLKVELENVKKKHSELKEKESETESTVGNLHVKLRKSKSELEAVSSEESKVRGASEEMILTLSQLTSETEDARREAEDMKNKTAELKKEAEATKLALEEAEKKLKEAMEEAEAAKAAEASAIEQITLLTERTSAARASTSSESGSVIAISTEEFESLNRKVEESDKLADMKVDAAKAQVEAVKASENEILKKLEATQKEIDDMKTATQEALKRAEMAEAAKRAVEGELRRWRERDQKKAAEAAARILAETQISLSSESSPQHYRIQKQNVPPPRTTVEVRKLEKEKVSFSKKAVLPNISGIFQRKKSHLVEGGSASYLPGENPV, from the exons ATGGTTGCGAAAATCCGGAACACGGCTACAGACACTCCCTCGCCTACGCCAAAACCAGTGGTTGGAGAGATTGATACTAGTCCACCTTTTCAGTCTGTTAAAGATGCTGTGTCTCTATTTGGTGAAGGTGCTTTCTCGGGGGAAAGACTTGTCTTTAAGAAGCCAAAAGGCTATTCTTCTGAG AGAGTTTTGGCGAAGGAGACACAACTTCACGTATCGCATAAAGAGCTGAACAAGTTAAAGGAACAAGTAAAGAATGCTGAAACTACTAAGGCTCAAGCTCTTGTGGAGCTTGAAAGGGCTCAAAGAACAGTCAATGATTTGACGCAAAAGCTGAAACTTGTCACTGAATCTAGGGAGCTAGCAATCAAGGCGACAGAAGCTGCAAAAACTCAAGTGAAACAAAAGAACGGCGACTCGGATGGAGTCAATGGTGCCTGGAAAGAAGAGTTAGAAAGTGCAGTTAAAAGCTATGCGTCTATCATGACAGAACTCAATGCTGCTAAGCAAGATCTGAGGAAAACTCGTCAGGAATATGATTCATCCTCTGATGCAAAAGTGTCGGCTCTCAAGCAAATGGAAGAGGCTGAGAATGCAAAGAAGGAAAACACCGAAAGATTATCTGAGCTTGCGAAAGAAATTTCAGCTGTTAAGGAGTCAATTGAGCACGCGAAGCTTGCATCCGCAGAAGCGCAGCAACAACAAGCATTGATATTATCTGAAAAAGATGCTCTTAGACAATCATACAAAGCTACTCTTGAACAATCCGAAAAGAAATTGCTTGCTTTGAAAAAGGAATTCAATCCCGAGCTCTCGAAAAATCTTGAAGCGCAGTTGGCTGAGACAATGAGCGAAATTGAAGCTCTGCAAAAGGAAATGGAAAACAAAAGGTCTTCCGACTTGGACTCGGTGAAAACAGTTACTTCAGAGCTTGACGGTGCTAAAGAATCATTGCAGAAGGTAGTAGACGAGGAAAACTCTCTTAGAACCTTGGTAGAGACTCTGAAAGTGGAACTagagaatgtgaagaaaaaacattctGAGTTGAAGGAAAAAGAGTCTGAAACCGAATCCACCGTTGGTAATCTACATGTCAAACTCCGCAAAAGTAAGTCTGAGCTCGAAGCGGTCTCATCCGAAGAATCTAAGGTTAGAGGTGCATCCGAGGAAATGATCTTGACGCTGAGTCAGCTGACATCCGAAACTGAGGATGCACGACGGGAAGCTGAAGATATGAAGAACAAGACAGCCGAGTTAAAGAAAGAAGCCGAAGCCACCAAGCTTGCATTAGAAGAAGCAGAGAAAAAGCTTAAAGAAGCAATGGAAGAAGCAGAAGCAGCAAAAGCGGCTGAAGCTAGTGCTATCGAGCAGATTACACTGCTAACCGAAAGAACTAGTGCCGCGCGTGCATCAACATCATCGGAATCCGGATCTGTGATTGCAATCTCGACCGAGGAGTTCGAGTCGCTAAACCGCAAAGTCGAGGAATCTGATAAACTAGCAGACATGAAAGTGGATGCTGCCAAAGCACAGGTAGAAGCCGTGAAAGCTAGCGAAAATGAGATTTTGAAAAAACTGGAGGCAACTCAGAAGGAGATTGATGACATGAAAACTGCAACACAGGAGGCTTTGAAAAGGGCTGAGATGGCTGAAGCAGCAAAGAGAGCCGTCGAGGGTGAGCTTCGAAGGTGGCGTGAACGAGATCAGAAAAAAGCAGCCGAAGCCGCAGCTCGGATATTGGCCGAAACACAGATATCATTGTCATCAGAATCATCTCCTCAGCATTATAGGATTCAGAAGCAGAATGTTCCTCCTCCTCGTACGACCGTCGAAGTCAGGAAGTTGGAAAAAGAGAAGGTTTCGTTTTCGAAGAAAGCTGTGTTGCCGAATATTAGTGGTATCTTTCAGAGGAAGAAAAGTCATTTAGTTGAGGGTGGATCTGCTTCTTATTTGCCTGGTGAGAATCCTGTATAG